The genomic stretch GTGGGTTTCCCCAGAGGAGTTTGTCTGAATTATCTCTTTTACCTGCTTCGTGCTGCCAGGTTTCTGCTTCGTTGACAGTAACACTGATcagaaaaatatgtttgtttttttaaatcatcaaagCCTTGATCAGCACCAGCCTTAATTAGCACATCACTGTTTGTAATCAAGTTTCTATGATTTGGGAATATCTTGTGATCTGTATGACCTGTAATTACAAACTGCAGCCGTAAAAATAAAGGTATGAGTCATAACTGTGTTCATAACAGCTACTGAATACAAGCATTCTCAAATGCACACTGTCTGCTTCAATAATGATGATACTTTCTCTCAGAAGGATCAGGTAGGAAAGCAAAAGTTAGAAATAAAACTTTGGAGATAAATGCCTCTGTTAGGAAAATGTCAACgtgcattattaatattgtgCACGGATGTTAGGGAGGGTGCATGAGGGACTTCAGCAGCATAATGCAGaaatgtgagagtgtgttgcCTCATTGAGCACATCACTCAAAAGGATTGGTAGCACATAGAAGCTACAAGCTGTCATCTTTAACTGAAAAACATTGTGATGACCTTCACTCTTTCAATTTCTTTTAAAGCCAGAATTGTATTTACAACATTAATACGCTGTATGTGATTTTTTCAAACACTCTGGTGCATCATCTCACCTTTTGCAAACAGacgttttttctttccttttttcattccagttaataaaaaaacaataaatattgttgttttttaccagcttgacaattttaaaaacaagtttcaTCATAGGATTTGGAAGACAACATAATTGCCCTATTATTCTGTGTTAAAGCCCAGCGAGTAATTGCGGCAGAGTTACTAGTTTTAAAAACTCAAGCTGTGAGTTTGTGCTGTAAAGCTGACCAGCAAGGTCGCATGGAGAAAAAGGCCCAAAGTGAGTGTGCCGACTGTGAGCATGGGGAACATAGTTACATAATATTtcatacagaaagaaaacacaaaggaaaaaagaTATTATGAGGTTTTATGTTCCAGCCTTCGTGATGCTGAAGAAAGAACTTTCTACAGACAACCGTcatgaatacataaaaagaAGGAGTACGGATGAGAGCTAGGTTTGCTGaatagatttgttttaatagaAAATATGGCACTTGCCATAATCTCTCAAATTTGACACTATTTTATTAACTGTAAGGCAGtgcttttaaattaataaaaaaccTTAAAGGACCCAAGGTGTTTCAAAGATTTCTACCAGCAATAACTCGTCAAAGTGGGCACACCTAGCGCCCTTCAGCTCTTCCCTTTTCTTTGGTTTACATTGTTTAAAAGTATCAGCTTCCCTCCAAGTGCATCGGAAACACTCGGCCGACATTTGAGTATTAGTTTTCTCTCATAACAACAATCcctgttttgagttttttgttgctgttcatCTCTCCCTTCCCTGCACCGATCTGAACACCACTCCTGCTTCTCCAGTGGTGGAATGACCTTCTCACCTCTCTTGTCAAGACAGCATAGTCACTCTTCATTTATCTAAATTACATCTCTTCAACAAAACTTTGTATACCCCTAATTTCTTCGAAATATTCCTCCTCTGATTGTAAAGCTCTTTATTTGTCCTGGCCTATGAATATTTATAATCCGACTTTGAGCTTTCCATCGGTTACCATTCTTAATCTATGGCTTTGCACATTTTACTCTGtataagaacacacacacatgtgctatacatgaaataaatgtaacatcatttaacatttttttgaGGAACTTGTTATGGATATTTGATTTCTGCAATTAGAAGTTGATTCCATCACTTTACgttgaaaaaacaaatgtatttgttgttatgCAATGTACATGCAAGATGCACTTTGCAACTGTATTGGAGTTAATTGAAAGAGAGGTTAAGCCTTATTTGGTAATAAAAATCTTAGTTGTATGGGCTTATTAAgcttcatataaatatatatatatacatatatatatatatatatatatatatatatatatatatatatatacacacaaatatatatactttgttaatcacacacacatgttgaataCATTTCCAATAACAAGATACCACAAAAACCACACTCACAGTAATTTACTAAATGTCCCTTTGAAATGTCCCTTATATGGCAGCTAATGAACTGCAAACAGTGTGGCATAAGAAAATGTTCGGTAGGCACCCTGAGATGGGAATGTAGATTTGATCTGTATCTTCTCAACAATCTACATCTCTTGACACCTTATTCAGTTAAGAGGCAATTCATGTCAGTTTAAGCATCAAAATGTGTCCCTGGTGAATAAGGttttcaataattataataaaaaataaatgaataacaaagATACATTACCTGTGAGATGAAATGCTAACATTTTGCATAAGTATTTCAGAATGCAGAATGAGAATCACCACTGCATAAGACTACCACATCCTGCATGTGATGTAGGAGGCAGAGGAGCATCGGCCCATTCTATAATGCTTGCTGCACTTTCAGTCAAAttatttattccctttttttttccagcggCTAGAGGCTATCTATCATAGAAGGCCAGAGAACATCCAGAACTTGTGTCGTCGTCCTTTTGTTAGCCTGCTGTGTGCCCTCGGGAGCACCATGGTTATACAGTGAAGCGGTTTAGGATATATGGATGTAATAAGAAGGTGAGAAGGTGACTATCTCAGTTAGCTGGATATGATATTTACAAGCAGCTGATATTGGCAATTGACAACCACTGTTTCGAATTGCATAACAAAATGTTAGTGTGCATAAAGAATTATACATTATACAATTGCACTTTTTCTTTGTTGAACAACCTATTATATTAAAATGGACTTGTGCTCTCGCTTTTTGAGTCATGCTGACCTGCACTCTGGGTGTTCTCCactggtggaagaagtacttaaGTAAAAGAATGAAAGTATCATCATCTAAATATACTTGAAGCACttcagtacaagtacctcaaaattatACTTACAGTACAAATGTTGCACCAGTTCTCGCAATCAAATTGTGCCCTCCATTGTAGGTTTCACAGtgaattaatatttatttgatcTTCTTGTCTGGGTAACCCTATCTCTACAGTTTTATACTTTTGGTAATAAACTGtgataaaaagataaataaaatatatttcttcaaaTGTCCATCTAATTGCCACAATAATAATTGCCATAATCAAATTATGCTATTTCTATGTGACGAAGCATCCACGGAGAGTGGTACAGTTTACTGTATGTTAGGATGGTTAGGATGTTTTTTGTACCCTGTATAAAACTCATGTCGCACTCTCATTGCAGAATATGAGAAACGTATGAGTCAACATTATTAAATTGAAATGAATGGAATATTTtgcgagggaaaaaaaagattttttagGAATAACTTTGCTAGTGTAATATGAAATCAACATTTTGTTCTCATATTGTTTGGGCTCAttgtaagaaaacatttttattccaaCAGGAGTATCGAGGGAGGCGTTACTTGCAGCCCACAGTGACCAATAAACGATACAGTTACAGCAGCAATAATAGAAACAATATGTCTCCTCGGCCCACTACACCACATGCACcacttgttttggttttgtttgataGCTGGTTCATCTTACATGTTGTGGGGCTAGTGACTTGCTTTGTGTTGATTTCCTGAATTATTGTATTAAGTTCATTACtaagtttttatttgtgttttgcagTGCAAGAGGGTCAAACCAGGCAGCATGAAGGATATGCTAACGCCACATTAATGTCCCCACGCCAAACTCCATCAGACTAATCTTAGACATTATCTCCTCTTTACAAATCTAGCATTCAGGTGAGGCGAGTTGTACTATTTGAGGCTTTTGAAGTTACTAAGGAGAGGTGTAGCCTGCGTTCAAGACTACGGCAGCAGACCTTAAaggatattacatttttataatatattaatgtacCATTCAGATTGTTTTTAAAGTACCAGCTAAATGAAACTGCAATGCATGGCTTTGTTCTCCCAAGATATAAAACCATATCCAAATCAAAGAGGACACTGCCTATTTAGCACTTCAGCAAAGTTGTTGAGTGAATCCTCCAAATGATAAACTTACAAGaacttgtattattatatatttttttacaacttaGAAAAAACTTCTTCAGACGTAAACATGTTTACCTCCACCCTGGTCTGATCCATGTCAGCCAATGGAAAACTCAGCCATGTATTTTAGTTTCATTTGTTACTCGATACTCTTTAGCTGCACAACTGACTGGATGACACACAACAGGAATGACTATTTAACAGGCTCAAGGATAAAAGATGTCATTCTTTGTTTGAACGATCTCTGACCGACTCGTTGTTGTTGAGCGGCGGAGGCAGCGAATGcttgctcctcatgctcctgccgtCCGTGGCAGGTCGCGAAGTCTCTGTCACAAAAAGCCGATTCACCCAGACAGAAGTGACAATGCGTTTGTATTCGTTCCTGAAATTCCTGTTGAGTAAGCCATAGATGATGGCATTCAGACAGCTATTGAAGTAGGCCATGAAGTAGCTGACCACAAAAAGCCACTCGGGGATAAGGGGAGCCACACGAGACGGATCTATGGCCACCGCCAAGCCAATCAGGTTAAGTGGAGCCCAGCAGATGGCAAACAgcacaaagaccacaaacatTGTGATGAAATTCCGCAAGTCACTTGGTCTGAGGCGAGggctctcctctgtcttcacTTTACGTCGCACCTGGATGAAAAGATAAGATATGATAAGAATGATCTAAAGTTAATGATGCCACGGGTGCAATGATGTTCCGCTCTGCCTCTCTATATGACACACATTGAAACAACCAGACATAAACCCACACAGatatgcacacatacagtacatgtatctCATCCATCTATCTGCCTGTCAAACACAATATCCCAGCTGAAATCACAGGCACTGACTTCTTGAAATAATTGTGTTTCTATTGTTGTTTAAACCCACATTTACTGGTAGATAAAGATCAAATGCTCAACTAAAATGTTACATGGAAACAAATATTTCAATGATTGGATGATGTATTTTGTCAGTATGTCCTGGCATTTAGAAAATTACACTAATACACTAATTTTGTTTTCTACATTGCAGGTCCAATTTGGATGAACTCTGGAAGACTGATGGTTTTTATTTGGCCCAAGGTTTGCCTGTGTTGTTTACATCTGATTGCGTGTTTACAGGTTGATACCATCTGTGTGCCTGTAAAGATGTAAATAACCATGTGGAGAAGCAGTAGACTGACCTGAATCACAAGTACCCAGATGCGTAGATAACAGAAGGTAACCACGGCAATTGGAACCAAGAAGTGAATCACAACCACTGCCACTGTGTATGAACTACTGACATTCTGGGCGAAGGTGCAGGAGTAGACCCTCGGGTCGTAGCGCAGGGAGCCAACGAAGAAATTGGGGATAATGGCCACCACTGTGAGCACCCAAATTAGGGCAACAAACATCAGAGTGTTGCGAAAGCTGTACAGCCGACTGTAGGAGAATGAATGACAGATGTAGCAGTATCTGTTCACCGCGATCCCAGTGATGTTGAAAATGGAACCGATGACACTCAGCCCCATCAGGAAACCGCTGACctgaacagaaagaaagaaagcaagaaagaaagagtttgtttttgtgtcagtgtgttggGAGTAGTTTACTGGTGTTGTACTGGGAGTTAACTGACACTTTAGCTGATGGGGTCTTACCATGCATTGTGTGTTTCCCAGTGCCCATCCGTCATGGAAGAGAGCATAGAGAACCAAGGGGTAGGGGTAGAAGGCTACCACAAGATCAGCAAAGGCCAAACTCACCACAAATACATTACCTGGAGaggaagacacagagagacagtctAAGTAACATTCTCTCCGATTGTGGGATGAGTCACATTGCTTTATTATGCAGGAAACACTGGATTCACCCTCTAATGTGACTATAATGGCTTGGTacctcatgttctcatctcAGCACAATTCATTTTTCCTGCATGTGCTCAGAAAATCAGGATAAGTACATTCCACCCCGTCAGCTCATTCTGATAGAAGGCATAAGGCGTAGCACTTTTGATGCCTTTACATTTAAAGTGCTCACATGTTTTGCATATAAAACTGCATTCATATTATGGTATTATATTATGTTACAATGTCAGACCATTCCACCAGTattcacattcatttttttacagTACAGTCATATTTAAAGCTGGCAACTAACATTGTTTAACATTCCTTGATTCAAATATTCTTTCTCTGATAATAACCTAATGGTCGAGTAGCCTATTTCAGCAGCTTGGCAAGATTGTTAGGAGTGAGGGCCGAGATTACATACCAAAGGTTTCTAGCCAATGTCACAGCCAGTTGCTTCACCCCAGACAACGTTTTATCAGGAATGGCAGAGCCACTCTGTTTTGACAGAGTAGAGGGACAAGATTGTGGACATGGCATTGAGCTTCAGTGGCACTGGGGCACGCAGGTCCTTTGTAATCTATCTGATCCCCTCAACTAATCCAAactgtggtctctggtctcttgTTTTTCAAATCTAAATGGTATGTCACATGAATTAAGCATTGCTTTCGTTCAGGCGGACCATTGTAGTTGCATTTGATACATTGCAATACCTAGGCCACAAGCTGACTAGTAGC from Cyclopterus lumpus isolate fCycLum1 chromosome 14, fCycLum1.pri, whole genome shotgun sequence encodes the following:
- the mtnr1bb gene encoding melatonin receptor type 1B-B, with the protein product MPDTFTIIKNRTEPRLGQLERTLATEGSARPAWVIAILASVLIFTTVVDVLGNLLVIISVFRNRKLRNSGNVFVVSLAFADLVVAFYPYPLVLYALFHDGWALGNTQCMVSGFLMGLSVIGSIFNITGIAVNRYCYICHSFSYSRLYSFRNTLMFVALIWVLTVVAIIPNFFVGSLRYDPRVYSCTFAQNVSSSYTVAVVVIHFLVPIAVVTFCYLRIWVLVIQVRRKVKTEESPRLRPSDLRNFITMFVVFVLFAICWAPLNLIGLAVAIDPSRVAPLIPEWLFVVSYFMAYFNSCLNAIIYGLLNRNFRNEYKRIVTSVWVNRLFVTETSRPATDGRSMRSKHSLPPPLNNNESVRDRSNKE